Proteins from a genomic interval of Pseudoalteromonas rubra:
- a CDS encoding PAS domain S-box protein produces the protein MRRPGVPTSLAFWVPVGILVLCFAVLSLSTMVIYTGSRDAAQSSHKSHANYLLLTLKRHVEVNLSADKPEEIRHDLSVIGTAPEVANIAVTDETGQILFSNHFADIGKSLQDVASHHTEQTLKAALSSHMPSMLLSADHNTLEALQSFALPSGTELRSSRLGLIYLNYNLALSEQMLWRNIRLNLVLMWVGCGGLILMVMVLLRKGVIAPLGELARQATLLADGTYTHQSVRYGFKEIATLTKTFNWASSAIREHIAQLDKNKCELESRVKLRTAELQSANLNYEQAQKMARLGRWELELESGLVHLSQEAYDIIGASPAQPVTLSTLFGHADVVSEPALQAIFDKQQQHHDFNYELQSGDTCRFIRLVAERCEDSNTGHYKMVGIVQDISEQMHKELSLIENQAMTRAIIDTAADAIIVINTQGEVQEFSPAAVEMFGYAPDEVLGKNLRMLMPEPYRSSHDQYMQNYFDTGVKKVIDNKREVTARNKSGRCFPIDLAVAETKVGEANYFTAIIRDITERKEAEQKLLEAMQAAQSATRAKSEFLANMSHEIRTPMHAITGLTHLALKMDAPPKMHNYLKKIRYAADNLLVLLNDILDISKIEAGKLSVESVPFGLQTLIEHVCGLIAARTDEKQLSFAVRQDQKLPEVLIGDALRLSQVLLNLLSNAIKFTPHSGSITLQVTAKACTESNAQILFTVSDTGIGISSSQLQTLFAPFTQADASTTRQYGGTGLGLAISKNLVKLMGGRVWCESNEGEGAHFFVEITFPLGEVATEPGAQIGAKIEQGAVSAVLEGATVLLVEDNDINREIAQEILTDAGMRVSTAEHGEEALERIRETAVDLILMDCQMPVMDGYTATREIRKIPAYRQVPIIALTANVMHHDLQEIKACGMDDHIAKPINVELAYQKIYQWLCRQSQLSKPDVTGVMEPVQPYSTLPESVPSYENAGSDLLDMAQGLKHVNGNTDFYRKMSDKFMVAQSGFCERLEQSLQEKDFEAAARMAHTLKGQAGYLGLLRCAELATQLEQAIVQQAPEQASLLQALAAVLARSCQALKAALAESGG, from the coding sequence ATGAGACGCCCGGGTGTGCCAACTTCCCTGGCATTTTGGGTGCCGGTGGGGATATTAGTGCTTTGCTTTGCAGTACTGAGCCTGAGCACTATGGTCATTTATACCGGGAGTCGTGATGCAGCTCAATCAAGTCATAAGTCACATGCCAATTATCTGCTGCTGACGTTGAAACGTCATGTCGAAGTGAACCTGAGTGCCGATAAACCCGAGGAAATTCGGCATGATTTATCTGTTATCGGCACGGCTCCGGAAGTTGCAAACATTGCGGTGACCGATGAAACGGGGCAAATACTGTTCAGTAATCACTTTGCTGATATAGGTAAATCACTACAGGATGTTGCCAGTCACCATACCGAACAGACGCTTAAAGCCGCACTGAGTAGTCACATGCCGTCGATGCTACTCTCGGCGGACCATAACACACTCGAAGCGCTGCAAAGCTTTGCTTTGCCGTCTGGCACTGAGTTGCGCTCTAGCCGACTGGGGCTGATTTACTTAAATTATAACCTGGCATTGAGCGAGCAGATGTTATGGCGCAATATTCGTCTGAACCTGGTTTTGATGTGGGTCGGCTGTGGGGGGTTGATCCTGATGGTGATGGTACTGTTAAGGAAAGGAGTTATCGCGCCATTGGGGGAGCTGGCAAGGCAGGCGACTTTACTCGCAGATGGCACTTACACACACCAGAGTGTGCGTTATGGGTTTAAAGAAATTGCAACGCTGACAAAGACATTTAATTGGGCTTCCAGTGCCATTCGTGAACACATTGCGCAATTGGATAAAAATAAGTGCGAGCTTGAATCCAGGGTGAAGTTACGTACCGCTGAGCTGCAAAGTGCCAACCTGAATTATGAGCAGGCACAAAAAATGGCCCGCCTGGGTCGCTGGGAACTCGAACTGGAAAGTGGTTTGGTACATTTATCCCAGGAGGCCTACGACATCATTGGTGCATCTCCCGCTCAGCCTGTGACGTTAAGCACTTTGTTCGGCCATGCTGATGTCGTATCCGAGCCAGCATTACAGGCTATTTTTGACAAGCAGCAACAGCATCATGACTTTAATTATGAGTTGCAAAGTGGCGATACATGCCGTTTTATTCGCCTCGTCGCTGAACGATGTGAAGACAGTAACACCGGGCACTATAAAATGGTCGGTATTGTTCAGGATATATCTGAGCAGATGCACAAAGAACTGTCACTGATAGAAAATCAGGCGATGACTCGGGCCATCATAGATACGGCTGCGGATGCCATTATAGTGATTAACACTCAGGGAGAAGTTCAGGAGTTTAGTCCGGCGGCGGTGGAGATGTTTGGGTATGCGCCTGATGAAGTGCTGGGTAAAAATCTGCGCATGTTGATGCCTGAGCCCTATCGCAGTAGCCATGATCAGTATATGCAAAATTATTTTGATACCGGTGTAAAAAAAGTCATCGACAATAAGCGTGAAGTGACAGCACGTAATAAAAGTGGCCGGTGCTTTCCCATCGACCTGGCTGTTGCCGAAACTAAGGTGGGAGAGGCCAATTATTTCACTGCCATTATTCGTGATATTACGGAGCGCAAAGAGGCAGAGCAAAAGCTCCTGGAAGCGATGCAGGCCGCACAGAGTGCGACCCGAGCTAAGTCAGAGTTTCTCGCCAATATGTCTCATGAAATTCGCACACCCATGCATGCAATAACCGGGTTAACGCATCTTGCGCTCAAAATGGATGCGCCACCAAAAATGCATAACTATCTGAAAAAAATACGTTATGCAGCAGATAACCTGTTGGTACTCCTGAATGACATTCTGGACATTTCTAAGATAGAGGCAGGAAAACTCAGTGTGGAGTCTGTGCCATTTGGATTACAGACGCTGATTGAGCATGTTTGTGGTTTGATTGCGGCCCGGACTGACGAGAAACAACTGAGCTTTGCGGTAAGGCAAGATCAAAAGTTACCAGAAGTCCTGATAGGGGATGCGCTCAGGCTCAGCCAGGTGTTGCTGAATTTACTCAGTAATGCGATTAAGTTCACCCCCCATTCTGGCAGTATCACTCTGCAAGTGACTGCAAAAGCGTGTACAGAATCCAATGCACAGATACTGTTTACTGTATCAGATACCGGTATTGGTATTTCATCGAGTCAGTTGCAAACTTTGTTTGCCCCTTTTACTCAGGCTGATGCATCGACCACCCGGCAATATGGGGGGACCGGTCTGGGTCTGGCGATCAGTAAAAACCTGGTGAAACTCATGGGGGGCAGGGTGTGGTGTGAGAGTAACGAAGGAGAAGGAGCACATTTTTTTGTTGAAATTACTTTTCCACTTGGTGAGGTTGCAACAGAGCCCGGCGCACAGATAGGCGCGAAAATCGAGCAAGGGGCCGTATCGGCAGTACTTGAAGGGGCAACCGTGTTATTGGTGGAAGACAATGATATTAATCGGGAAATCGCACAGGAAATACTGACTGACGCGGGGATGCGGGTATCCACAGCAGAACACGGAGAGGAGGCGCTGGAGCGGATACGGGAAACGGCAGTTGATTTGATCTTAATGGACTGTCAGATGCCCGTGATGGATGGATATACCGCGACCCGGGAGATCAGAAAAATACCGGCTTATCGCCAGGTGCCCATTATTGCCCTGACGGCGAATGTGATGCACCATGATCTGCAAGAGATAAAAGCGTGTGGCATGGACGATCACATCGCCAAACCCATTAATGTTGAGCTGGCTTATCAAAAGATTTACCAATGGCTTTGTCGTCAATCCCAGCTGAGCAAGCCTGACGTGACGGGTGTGATGGAGCCTGTGCAGCCTTATTCAACACTACCTGAGTCAGTTCCATCGTATGAAAACGCAGGCAGTGATTTGCTCGATATGGCGCAGGGCCTTAAGCATGTGAATGGCAATACAGACTTTTATCGCAAAATGTCCGATAAGTTTATGGTGGCACAGAGTGGGTTTTGCGAGCGCCTTGAGCAAAGTTTGCAGGAGAAGGATTTTGAAGCGGCCGCCAGAATGGCGCATACACTAAAGGGACAAGCTGGGTACCTTGGATTGTTGCGCTGTGCTGAGCTGGCGACCCAGCTGGAGCAGGCGATTGTCCAGCAAGCACCAGAGCAGGCGAGTTTGCTTCAGGCGCTGGCGGCGGTTTTGGCGCGTTCTTGTCAGGCGCTAAAAGCTGCATTGGCAGAGTCTGGAGGGTGA
- a CDS encoding homoserine O-succinyltransferase: MPITVTDDLPAISHLRHENVFVMPQSRASTQEIRPMRLAILNLMPNKVETEVQFIRLLANSPLQVNVDLLRLDTHRSSENSEQHLNMFYRYFSDVRAENYDALIVTGAPLAHLEYEDVTYWEELKAFFDWAEHHVTSTLFSCWAAHAGLFHHHGLKRELKKDKLCGVFRHQCYFEHGALTRGFDDEFLVPHSRYGHIEASKIDACEDLVTLAGSERVGAYLIKNVSGSQVYITGHPEYDADTLSKEYFRDCEKGPDAPKPENYFPKDDASAKPSKTWQSHAFLLFSNWLNYYVYQTTPYDINLVSQDVRTNNYAE; this comes from the coding sequence ATGCCAATCACAGTCACCGACGATTTACCTGCCATCAGCCATTTACGTCACGAGAATGTCTTTGTGATGCCGCAAAGCCGTGCCAGTACGCAGGAGATCCGGCCAATGCGGTTGGCCATACTCAACCTGATGCCGAATAAAGTAGAAACTGAAGTACAGTTTATTCGTCTGCTGGCGAATTCACCGCTTCAGGTGAATGTTGATCTGTTGCGTCTGGATACCCACCGTAGTTCTGAAAACTCAGAGCAACACCTAAATATGTTTTACCGCTACTTTTCTGATGTAAGAGCAGAAAACTATGATGCGCTGATTGTCACAGGTGCGCCACTTGCGCATCTTGAATATGAAGATGTGACCTACTGGGAAGAGTTAAAGGCGTTCTTCGACTGGGCCGAGCATCATGTCACATCGACGCTGTTTTCTTGCTGGGCTGCGCATGCTGGTCTATTCCATCATCACGGCCTGAAGCGTGAGTTGAAAAAAGACAAACTATGTGGCGTGTTTCGTCATCAGTGTTACTTTGAACATGGTGCTTTGACACGTGGGTTTGACGATGAGTTTTTGGTGCCTCACTCTCGCTATGGTCATATCGAAGCCAGTAAGATTGATGCCTGTGAGGATTTGGTGACGCTTGCCGGGTCCGAACGAGTCGGGGCCTATTTAATTAAAAATGTGTCGGGTAGCCAGGTGTATATTACCGGACACCCGGAATATGACGCAGATACCCTCAGCAAAGAGTATTTCCGCGATTGCGAAAAAGGTCCGGATGCACCTAAGCCGGAGAATTACTTTCCAAAAGATGATGCGTCTGCAAAGCCATCCAAGACATGGCAAAGCCATGCTTTTTTGTTATTCTCCAACTGGTTAAACTACTATGTTTACCAGACCACTCCGTACGATATTAATCTGGTTAGCCAGGATGTTAGGACTAACAATTATGCCGAATAA
- a CDS encoding homocysteine S-methyltransferase family protein, producing the protein MQQRILILDGAMGTMIQKHKFEEEDYRGERFKDWHVLIKGNNDLLSLTQPEVIRQIHREYLEAGADIIETNTFNATTISMEDYDMASLSREINVESARLARAVCDEFTAKDPGKPRYVAGVLGPTSKTCSISPDVNDPGYRNVSFDQLVEAYIESTEALIEGGADLILIETIFDTLNAKAAAYGVEEAFERTGITLPVMISGTITDASGRTLSGQTTEAFYNSIRHIKPISIGLNCALGPDLLRAYVEELSRVCETYTSVHPNAGLPNEFGEYDLEADDMAKEIIDWGKEGFINIVGGCCGTTPEHISAFVNGLKQVAPRTLPELEVRMRLAGLEACNLN; encoded by the coding sequence ATGCAACAGCGTATTTTGATCCTCGATGGGGCCATGGGCACCATGATCCAAAAACATAAGTTTGAGGAAGAGGACTATCGGGGCGAGCGCTTTAAAGACTGGCATGTATTGATCAAAGGCAATAATGACCTGCTCAGCCTGACTCAACCTGAAGTGATCCGTCAGATCCATCGCGAATATCTCGAAGCGGGTGCGGACATTATTGAAACGAATACTTTCAATGCCACCACTATTTCGATGGAAGACTATGACATGGCTAGCCTGAGCCGGGAGATCAACGTCGAATCAGCCCGGCTTGCGCGCGCGGTATGTGATGAGTTCACAGCCAAAGACCCAGGCAAGCCGCGTTATGTTGCAGGTGTTTTAGGGCCGACTTCAAAAACCTGTTCTATTTCACCGGACGTGAACGATCCGGGTTATCGGAATGTGTCGTTTGATCAGCTGGTGGAAGCGTATATTGAATCTACCGAAGCCCTGATTGAGGGCGGCGCAGATCTGATCCTGATAGAAACCATCTTTGATACGCTTAACGCCAAAGCGGCAGCGTACGGGGTGGAAGAAGCGTTTGAGCGAACCGGTATCACTTTACCGGTGATGATCTCCGGGACTATCACGGATGCGTCAGGACGCACCTTGTCGGGCCAGACAACCGAAGCGTTTTACAACTCTATTCGTCATATTAAACCTATCTCTATTGGTTTGAACTGTGCGCTGGGTCCTGACCTGTTACGTGCTTATGTCGAAGAATTGTCACGGGTATGCGAAACCTATACGTCCGTGCACCCTAACGCGGGCTTGCCGAATGAATTTGGTGAGTATGATCTCGAAGCCGATGACATGGCAAAGGAAATCATCGACTGGGGTAAAGAAGGCTTTATTAATATCGTCGGTGGCTGCTGTGGTACCACGCCTGAACATATTAGCGCCTTTGTAAATGGACTCAAACAGGTCGCGCCGCGCACCTTACCTGAGCTTGAAGTCAGAATGCGCTTGGCGGGCCTTGAAGCCTGTAATCTAAATTAG